The DNA window AACTTATTCaggttgaattttaaataacttttacatctaactgaaaataaataaaaattatgaatcaaCTAAGCAATTACCTCTAACTAatattaactaaataataaattaataaactctTACCCACAAgctacaattaataataatagaaacgTGCTTTTGACTAAGTCTACAagttttatctttattttattctaacaCTTTCTTCATACACTTGAATACTATAGTTTGGTTGGATATTTATCATTTAAGAAAACTCGAGACTAgttaatgtttttattgatGGAAGTATAAATCTTCAGTACTTCGTCACTCTTTTTCACATACATGGggagaatgtttttttttatttggtgaATTTAATTTTGGGGCTATTAGATTAGAATGAAAGCAAGACCATAGCATCCAATCGCTTCACTAATGTTCATAGATTATACGACCACGGTTTCATAGGCCAAAAGCCAGATCTTATAAATAGTTTTGCTAATGACATCCCGAGGATCAAGAATTTGATTTTATCGTCTCAAGATTTACAAGTTAAGACTTTTAAAATCTTTTCTCTAGGTTTGTCCTTTGTTTATAACACTAACAAAAATCTTTGTATTGATGGATGTATAAATCTGAAAAAAGTTTATTTGCTTAAGTATCTATTAACGAATTTAACCGGGCTTAGAGTATTGGTCATTTGTCCATCCTATAAGGTTTGAAAATCCTCCATACAACAAAATAAGATCTTTACTGACACTAAATTAGATATACCGTCGGATAATAGCGTCGCTAATATATTTACCGACGCTAAATAGTTAAAACAGATAATTTTTCAACCTAAACaattaaagaaatttgaatatataaaataaaacccCAATTCACTCTCTTGTTCATCAGAAGTAAACGAAACGGAAACAGTAGTAAAACGAAACTCGTCGTGTCAAGATCCGTCCATGTTTCCAGACTGGGATCGACCTTTCACCGACCAAGAAATTAACGCAATCGATGCCGTATTAAGTTCTGCTTCATCTTCCTCCTCAGCCTCCGCACCCTCTAATAACCGCCACGTCGAGGTCCTCGATGACTGCCGTCCTGTTCTTCGACGCCGTTTACCAGGATCGATCGCTGGGTTACAACCAGATGTCTCAGTTTCCAGAAAAAAAGACGATGGTATCTCTGAAAGTAAAAGCAGGCTTGTGGAAACCCCGAAATCTTCCAAGCTATTGCCTTGTTCCAAGAATCGACTCTATGATCTCTATAACCGACCTTGTCAAAGTACAGCTCTTACTTTCACAATTCTATAAAGCATAGATTCGTCTCTTCACGCCCAATTCATTTGGGTTGGAATAAAATTGTAGTTTTTACTTGtttttggatttggattgtGACCTGTGATAGTCTCTTATCTTTTACTTGGTGGTTCTAGCTAAGGTAACAATGAACTATCCAGACATTAATTTCAAAGGACGCATCATATACAGCAAAACATTTTTTGAGGTAGAGAAAGCTACATTGGAGCTTTTAGAGAGTTGTGAAACCAAAAAGAATGAAGCAGGTGTAGTGGTTCTTGGTCTTGACATTGAATGGAAACCCACATTTAAAAAAGGCAAGTGCAGCAGCAATCATGTTCAATTTCTTGAGCCTATTAAGAAAGCTAGATTCTTTCCTATTGATTCACATCTTTGAAAACACTCTACTACAGGTGTTCCTCCTGGTAAGGCTGCAGTTTTGCAGATATGTGCAGACACTAGTTCATGCCATGTTATGCATATTATCCATTCTGGAATTCCACATTGTTTGAAATCCCTTCTCGAAAACCCTGCATTCGTTAAGGTCCGTGTTTATTTAAAAGACAATCATGAAATGATTCACATTTATTTGGTTTATAATCTGGATATGTAGGTTGGAGTTGGTATTTCCAATGATGCTGTTAAACTATTTTCTGATCACAATGCATCAGTTCAACCTTTGGAAGATCTGTCTTTTATAGCCAACCAAAAGCTTGTTGGTGGTAAGACAAAGAATTGGAGCTTATCTGCACTAACTGAAATGCTTATATGCAAACGGGTACTGTTTTATGCTTTGCAAAATCATATTGACTGGCTATTTATTGTACATATTTTATCCATTTGATTTGATTGCAGCTTGCTAAGCCTGGTAAAATAAGACTTGGTAACTGGGCAGCTAATATTTTGTCCAAGAAACAGATTCAATATGCTGCTACAGATGCATATGTCTCTTGGTATATATATCAGGTAACATGAAATTTATAGTTTTatgatctttttaaattaaaacgaGTCAATCTTTGTTTAGAACCCTTACTATTTAGCCTAGTTTCGATTACAGGTGCTTAAGAACCTCCCAGATCCTGTTGACAGCGAAAAGCAAGAACTCCCAGATCCTGTTGACAGCACAAAGCAAGAACTCGATGTAGTTATATTGGAGTGAATTTTTGTTCCCAATCTTATCATACTATCTTCATATCCCAtcaatacattatttttatttatcaaatcaatAAATCTAGCTTCATGGGTTTTGGTAGATGATGAaagattcatatttttttaatgaaaa is part of the Impatiens glandulifera chromosome 1, dImpGla2.1, whole genome shotgun sequence genome and encodes:
- the LOC124921113 gene encoding Werner Syndrome-like exonuclease, giving the protein MFPDWDRPFTDQEINAIDAVLSSASSSSSASAPSNNRHVEVLDDCRPVLRRRLPGSIAGLQPDVSVSRKKDDGISESKSRLVETPKSSKLLPCSKNRLYDLYNRPCQTKVTMNYPDINFKGRIIYSKTFFEVEKATLELLESCETKKNEAGVVVLGLDIEWKPTFKKGVPPGKAAVLQICADTSSCHVMHIIHSGIPHCLKSLLENPAFVKVGVGISNDAVKLFSDHNASVQPLEDLSFIANQKLVGGKTKNWSLSALTEMLICKRLAKPGKIRLGNWAANILSKKQIQYAATDAYVSWYIYQVLKNLPDPVDSEKQELPDPVDSTKQELDVVILE